A window from Mycolicibacterium tokaiense encodes these proteins:
- a CDS encoding lipid droplet-associated protein, which produces MSTAPYGVRLLVGVAATAVEETLKLPQTIATYPMTVVSQMAQFVMKVQQDVADLVIKGDETLENFFPPKEEQPEWATFDEDDAPATAPETNGERLTEGRFALYSVSEEESPANTTAPAATPEPDAPAVVADIDYTSLTLAQLRARLQSLSVTDLEALLTYEEATKARAPFQTLLANRITRASAK; this is translated from the coding sequence ATGTCGACTGCACCTTATGGAGTGCGGCTGCTGGTGGGTGTGGCCGCCACCGCCGTCGAAGAGACCTTGAAGCTGCCACAGACCATCGCCACGTACCCCATGACCGTCGTCAGCCAGATGGCGCAATTCGTCATGAAGGTCCAGCAGGACGTCGCCGACCTGGTGATCAAGGGCGACGAAACGCTGGAGAATTTCTTTCCGCCCAAGGAAGAGCAGCCCGAGTGGGCCACCTTCGACGAGGACGACGCACCCGCGACGGCCCCTGAGACCAATGGTGAACGCCTGACCGAGGGCCGGTTTGCGCTGTACTCGGTCTCGGAGGAGGAATCCCCGGCCAACACCACCGCCCCGGCCGCAACGCCGGAGCCGGACGCGCCGGCGGTGGTCGCCGACATCGACTACACGTCGCTGACCCTGGCCCAGCTGCGGGCCCGGTTGCAGTCACTGTCGGTCACCGACCTCGAGGCGCTGCTCACCTACGAGGAGGCCACCAAGGCCCGCGCGCCGTTCCAGACCCTGCTGGCCAACAGAATCACCCGCGCGTCGGCCAAGTGA
- the xseA gene encoding exodeoxyribonuclease VII large subunit, with amino-acid sequence MTEPEQGKSPDNPWPVRAVATRVAKYIDRLGLVWIEGQLTELKIRHTTAWMVLRDPAADMSLTVSAPRDLVANAPVPLTEGTQVIMLGRPQFYTRNGSFSLRISEIRAVGIGELLARIERLRRLLDAEGLFDPRLKRPLPFLPSQIGLITGRASAAEHDVVTVATTRWPAVRFAIRNTAVQGPSAVAQMVEALRGLDRDPEVDVIVLARGGGSVEDLLPFSDETLCREIARCTTPVVSAVGHEPDNPLCDLVADLRAATPTDAAKRVVPDAVAEQRLVAELRLRSARALRNWVHREEHHITQLRSRPVLADPLRAIDDRGHEINRARAALRRDVTRFLAAETDRVGHLSARLSTLGPAATLARGYAVVQAGSLVLRSVADAPPGTQLRIRVADGAVTATSEGVCDE; translated from the coding sequence GTGACCGAACCCGAACAGGGAAAGTCCCCGGACAACCCCTGGCCGGTGCGGGCGGTGGCCACGCGGGTGGCCAAGTACATCGACCGGCTCGGTTTGGTATGGATCGAAGGGCAGCTGACCGAGCTCAAGATTCGTCACACCACGGCCTGGATGGTGCTGCGCGACCCCGCGGCGGACATGTCGCTGACCGTGAGCGCCCCGCGCGACCTGGTGGCCAATGCCCCGGTGCCGCTGACCGAGGGCACCCAGGTGATCATGCTGGGCCGGCCGCAGTTCTACACCCGCAACGGTTCGTTTAGCCTGCGTATCAGCGAGATTCGCGCAGTCGGGATCGGTGAGCTACTGGCCCGCATCGAGCGGCTGCGCCGATTGCTGGACGCCGAGGGGTTGTTCGATCCGCGACTGAAGCGCCCCCTGCCGTTCCTCCCGTCGCAGATCGGTCTGATCACCGGGCGGGCCAGTGCGGCCGAGCACGATGTGGTGACCGTGGCGACCACGCGGTGGCCCGCGGTGCGATTCGCCATCCGCAACACCGCGGTGCAGGGTCCGTCGGCGGTGGCGCAGATGGTGGAGGCGTTGCGCGGCCTGGATCGCGACCCCGAGGTCGACGTGATCGTGCTGGCCCGCGGCGGCGGCAGTGTCGAGGATCTGCTGCCGTTCTCCGACGAGACTCTCTGTCGGGAGATCGCCCGGTGCACCACCCCCGTGGTCAGCGCGGTGGGTCACGAACCCGACAACCCGTTGTGTGATCTGGTGGCCGACCTGCGCGCGGCCACCCCCACCGATGCCGCCAAGCGGGTGGTACCCGATGCGGTGGCCGAGCAGCGCCTGGTCGCCGAGCTGCGCCTGCGCAGTGCCCGGGCCCTGCGCAACTGGGTGCACCGCGAAGAGCACCACATCACGCAGCTGCGCAGCCGGCCGGTGCTGGCCGATCCGCTGCGGGCCATCGACGACCGCGGCCACGAGATCAACCGGGCCCGCGCTGCGCTGCGCCGCGACGTCACCCGGTTCCTGGCCGCCGAGACCGACCGGGTGGGGCACCTCTCGGCGCGGCTGAGCACCCTCGGCCCGGCAGCGACGCTGGCGCGCGGTTATGCCGTGGTACAGGCGGGCTCGTTGGTGTTGCGGTCGGTGGCCGATGCGCCGCCGGGAACGCAGTTGCGGATCAGGGTGGCCGACGGGGCTGTGACGGCGACCAGCGAAGGAGTGTGCGATGAGTGA
- a CDS encoding MFS transporter — MATKPLNQARKAGIAALVGTTLEWYDFLIYGTAAALVLNSQFFPNADPTVGTLAAFATYAVGFLARPLGGIVLGNMGDKVGRKKMLVFTIVLMGVATTLIGVLPNYAAIGVWAPILLILLRLLQGFGAGGEYAGAVVLSVEHGDQKRRGLAGSWAPVGFALATLLSTGVYQLATLLPDEAFQSWGWRVPFLLGAVLLIVGYFIRRNIDETEAYENAVQAEAAGAVEETKIPVLESIRRSPRNFMVVIGARMAENGFAYLFPVFAVGYAVNSMGVDRQTTLLAVVIASAVQVGFIPLWAHVSDLVGRRPVYAGGALLSVLWLVPFFLMLETLSTPLLILGFVVGLGILYPAMLAPQAAYFAELFDTRTRLSGFAFAREIGSVLAGGFLPLIATALIAAFGHWWVIVVYLGILTALTLVALAYGPETNRKDIVDVADPSEQTSTAATSG, encoded by the coding sequence ATGGCAACCAAGCCTCTCAATCAGGCCCGCAAGGCGGGCATCGCCGCCCTGGTCGGCACCACCTTGGAGTGGTACGACTTCCTGATCTACGGCACCGCTGCGGCGCTGGTGCTCAACAGCCAGTTCTTCCCGAACGCCGACCCCACCGTCGGCACTCTCGCGGCGTTCGCCACCTACGCGGTGGGCTTTCTGGCCCGGCCGCTCGGCGGCATCGTCCTGGGCAACATGGGGGACAAGGTCGGCCGCAAGAAGATGTTGGTCTTCACCATCGTGCTGATGGGCGTGGCCACCACCTTGATCGGCGTGTTGCCCAACTATGCCGCCATCGGGGTCTGGGCGCCGATCCTGCTGATCCTGCTGCGGCTGCTGCAGGGTTTCGGGGCGGGCGGCGAATATGCCGGCGCAGTGGTGCTTTCCGTCGAGCACGGCGACCAGAAACGCCGCGGCCTTGCGGGATCGTGGGCGCCGGTCGGATTCGCGCTGGCGACGCTGCTGTCCACCGGGGTGTATCAGCTGGCAACCCTGCTGCCGGACGAGGCGTTCCAGAGCTGGGGCTGGCGGGTGCCGTTCCTGCTCGGTGCGGTGCTGCTGATCGTGGGATACTTCATCCGGCGCAACATCGACGAGACCGAGGCGTACGAGAACGCAGTGCAGGCGGAGGCCGCCGGAGCCGTGGAAGAGACCAAGATCCCTGTGCTGGAGTCGATCCGGCGCAGCCCCCGAAACTTCATGGTGGTCATCGGAGCGCGGATGGCAGAGAACGGATTTGCCTACCTGTTCCCGGTCTTCGCGGTGGGATACGCGGTGAACTCGATGGGTGTGGATCGCCAGACGACGCTGCTGGCCGTGGTGATCGCCTCGGCGGTCCAGGTCGGCTTCATTCCCCTGTGGGCGCACGTCAGCGACCTGGTGGGCCGCCGCCCCGTCTACGCCGGAGGCGCGCTGCTGTCGGTGCTCTGGCTGGTGCCGTTCTTCTTGATGCTCGAGACCTTGAGCACACCGCTGCTCATCCTGGGCTTCGTGGTCGGGCTCGGCATCTTGTATCCCGCGATGCTGGCACCCCAGGCCGCCTACTTCGCCGAGCTCTTCGACACCCGAACCCGGTTGTCAGGCTTCGCGTTTGCCCGCGAGATTGGCTCGGTGCTGGCCGGTGGGTTCCTGCCGCTGATCGCCACCGCGTTGATCGCCGCGTTCGGGCACTGGTGGGTGATCGTGGTCTACCTCGGCATCCTCACTGCGCTCACCCTCGTGGCCTTGGCGTACGGACCCGAGACCAACCGCAAAGACATCGTGGACGTCGCCGATCCGAGCGAACAGACCTCGACGGCAGCCACCTCGGGGTGA
- a CDS encoding 4-hydroxy-3-methylbut-2-enyl diphosphate reductase, with protein sequence MPPTVNMGIPGATLSVVAPVSGKRVLLAEPRGYCAGVDRAVETVERALEKHGAPVYVRHEIVHNRYVVDTLAKAGAVFVEQTDEVPEGAIVVFSAHGVAPTVHEEAAARNLQTIDATCPLVTKVHNEAKRFARDDYDILLVGHEGHEEVVGTAGEAPDHVQVVDNPDAVDRVTVRDPDKVIWLSQTTLSVDETMETVRRLREKFPTLQDPPSDDICYATQNRQVAVKAMAPECELVIVVGSKNSSNSVRLVEVALGAGARASHLVDYAEDIDPAWLDGVTTVGVTSGASVPEILVKGVLERLAEYGYGTVQPVTTANETLVFALPREIRPARRTD encoded by the coding sequence ATGCCGCCAACCGTCAACATGGGTATTCCCGGAGCCACTCTGTCGGTTGTCGCACCGGTCAGCGGCAAACGAGTCCTGCTCGCCGAGCCGCGCGGTTACTGCGCCGGCGTCGACCGTGCCGTCGAGACCGTCGAGCGTGCGCTGGAGAAACACGGCGCCCCGGTCTACGTCCGGCACGAGATCGTGCACAACCGCTACGTGGTGGACACGCTGGCCAAGGCGGGCGCCGTCTTCGTCGAGCAGACCGACGAGGTGCCCGAGGGCGCCATCGTGGTGTTCTCCGCCCACGGCGTCGCGCCAACGGTGCACGAGGAGGCCGCGGCCCGCAACCTGCAGACCATCGACGCCACCTGCCCGCTGGTCACCAAGGTGCACAACGAGGCCAAGCGGTTCGCGCGCGACGACTACGACATCCTGCTGGTCGGCCACGAGGGCCACGAGGAGGTGGTCGGTACCGCCGGCGAGGCACCCGATCACGTGCAGGTGGTCGACAATCCCGACGCCGTTGACAGGGTGACCGTCCGGGATCCCGACAAGGTGATCTGGCTGTCGCAGACCACCCTCAGCGTCGACGAGACCATGGAGACCGTGCGGCGCCTGCGGGAGAAGTTCCCCACGCTGCAGGATCCGCCGAGCGATGACATCTGCTACGCCACCCAGAACCGTCAGGTGGCCGTCAAGGCCATGGCACCGGAATGCGAGCTGGTGATCGTGGTCGGTTCGAAGAACTCCTCGAACTCGGTGCGTCTGGTCGAGGTGGCACTCGGCGCCGGCGCCCGGGCCTCCCACCTGGTGGACTACGCCGAGGACATCGATCCGGCGTGGCTCGATGGCGTCACCACAGTCGGCGTCACCTCCGGCGCATCGGTGCCCGAGATTTTGGTCAAGGGTGTGCTCGAGCGGCTCGCCGAGTACGGGTACGGCACCGTGCAGCCCGTCACCACCGCCAACGAGACGCTGGTGTTCGCGCTGCCCCGCGAGATCCGTCCGGCCCGCCGCACCGACTGA
- the ychF gene encoding redox-regulated ATPase YchF, which yields MSLNLGIVGLPNVGKSTLFNALTRNNVLAANYPFATIEPNEGVVPLPDPRLQELAAIFSSEKVVPATVTFVDIAGIVKGASEGAGLGNKFLANIRESDAICQVVRVFADDDVVHVDGRVDPKSDIEIIDTELILADMQTLEKAIPRLEKEARNNKDRKAVLEAAVAAQEVLNAGRTLFSAGTDATLLRELNLMTTKPFLYVFNADESVLTDEAKIAELRALVAPADTVFLDAKIEAELAELDDESAMELLESIGQTEKGLDALARAGFHTLKLQTYLTAGPKEARAWTIHQGDTAPKAAGVIHTDFEKGFIKAEIVSFDDLVAAGSMAAAKAAGKVRMEGKDYVMADGDVVEFRFQTTSGGKAAAK from the coding sequence GTGAGCTTGAACCTGGGAATCGTGGGCCTGCCCAACGTCGGAAAATCGACGTTGTTCAATGCGCTGACGCGCAACAACGTGCTGGCCGCCAACTATCCGTTCGCGACCATCGAACCCAATGAGGGTGTGGTGCCGCTGCCTGATCCGCGCCTACAGGAGTTGGCTGCGATTTTCTCGTCGGAAAAAGTGGTTCCGGCCACAGTGACCTTCGTCGACATCGCCGGGATCGTGAAGGGTGCCTCCGAGGGCGCCGGACTCGGCAACAAGTTCCTGGCCAACATCAGGGAGTCCGACGCCATCTGTCAGGTGGTGCGGGTGTTCGCTGACGACGACGTGGTGCACGTCGACGGTCGTGTCGATCCGAAGTCCGACATCGAGATCATCGACACCGAGCTGATCCTGGCGGACATGCAGACGCTGGAGAAGGCCATCCCGCGGCTGGAGAAGGAAGCCCGCAACAACAAGGACCGCAAGGCCGTGCTGGAGGCGGCGGTGGCGGCGCAGGAGGTGCTCAATGCCGGGCGCACCCTGTTCTCGGCCGGTACCGACGCCACCCTGCTGCGTGAGCTGAACCTGATGACCACCAAGCCGTTCCTGTACGTGTTCAACGCCGACGAGTCGGTGCTGACCGATGAAGCGAAGATCGCCGAGCTGCGGGCGCTGGTGGCCCCGGCGGACACGGTGTTCCTGGACGCGAAGATCGAGGCCGAGCTGGCCGAGCTCGATGACGAATCGGCGATGGAGCTGCTGGAATCCATCGGGCAGACCGAAAAGGGTCTGGATGCCCTGGCGCGCGCCGGGTTCCACACACTGAAGCTGCAGACCTATCTGACTGCCGGGCCGAAAGAGGCGCGGGCGTGGACAATTCATCAGGGCGACACCGCGCCCAAGGCGGCCGGGGTGATCCACACCGACTTCGAGAAGGGCTTCATCAAGGCCGAGATCGTGTCCTTCGACGACCTGGTGGCCGCCGGGTCCATGGCCGCCGCCAAGGCTGCGGGCAAGGTGCGGATGGAGGGCAAGGACTACGTGATGGCCGACGGCGACGTGGTGGAGTTCCGATTTCAAACAACGTCTGGCGGCAAAGCGGCGGCTAAGTAG
- a CDS encoding 3-beta-hydroxysteroid dehydrogenase, protein MGDATLSTELGRVLVTGGSGFVGANLVTELLRRGLHVHSFDRAPSPVPDHPNLTTFVGDICSTDDVARAVEGVDTIFHTAAIIDLMGGASATEEYRRRSFAVNVEGTKNLVHAAQRAGVARFVYTASNSVVMGGQNIAAGDETLPYTDRFNDLYTETKVVAEKFVLGSNGEHGLLTCSIRPSGIWGRGDQTMFRKVFESVLAGHVKVLVGSKDVKLDNSYVHNLVHGFILAAEHLVPGGTAPGQAYFINDGEPINMFEFSRPVVQACGQPWPTVRIPGKLVHAAMTVWQFLHFRFGFPKPLLEPLAIERITLDNYFAIDKARRDLGYEPLFTTEQALAECLPYYTELFAKMKAAAGEPVPARV, encoded by the coding sequence ATGGGTGATGCAACGTTGAGCACCGAACTCGGCCGCGTCCTGGTCACCGGGGGCTCCGGGTTCGTCGGCGCCAACCTGGTGACCGAACTACTGCGGCGCGGACTGCACGTGCACTCCTTCGACCGGGCGCCGTCACCGGTGCCGGACCATCCCAATCTCACGACCTTCGTCGGTGACATCTGCAGCACCGACGACGTGGCCCGGGCCGTCGAGGGCGTGGACACGATCTTTCACACCGCTGCCATCATCGATCTGATGGGCGGCGCGTCGGCCACCGAGGAGTATCGGCGCCGCAGTTTCGCCGTCAATGTCGAGGGCACCAAGAATCTGGTGCACGCCGCTCAACGGGCCGGGGTCGCGCGGTTCGTCTACACCGCCTCCAACAGCGTCGTGATGGGCGGGCAGAACATCGCCGCCGGCGATGAGACCCTGCCCTACACCGACCGGTTCAACGATCTCTACACCGAGACCAAGGTGGTGGCCGAGAAGTTCGTCCTCGGTTCCAACGGCGAACACGGCCTGCTCACGTGCTCCATCCGCCCGTCCGGCATCTGGGGCCGCGGCGATCAGACCATGTTCCGCAAGGTGTTCGAATCGGTGCTGGCCGGACACGTCAAGGTGCTGGTGGGCAGCAAGGACGTGAAGCTGGACAACTCCTACGTGCACAACCTGGTGCACGGCTTCATCCTCGCTGCCGAACACCTCGTCCCGGGGGGCACCGCGCCCGGGCAGGCGTACTTCATCAACGACGGTGAACCCATCAACATGTTCGAGTTCTCGCGCCCGGTGGTGCAGGCCTGCGGACAGCCCTGGCCCACCGTGCGCATCCCGGGCAAGCTGGTGCACGCGGCAATGACGGTGTGGCAGTTCCTGCACTTCCGCTTCGGCTTCCCCAAGCCGCTGCTGGAACCCCTTGCCATCGAACGCATTACGCTGGACAACTACTTCGCCATCGACAAGGCGCGCCGCGACCTCGGGTATGAGCCGCTGTTCACCACCGAGCAGGCCCTGGCCGAATGCCTGCCGTACTACACCGAGTTGTTCGCCAAGATGAAAGCAGCTGCGGGCGAGCCGGTTCCGGCGCGGGTGTAG
- a CDS encoding exodeoxyribonuclease VII small subunit has protein sequence MSDDTTAISELGYEECRDELVEVVRTLEQGGLDLDASLQLWERGEKLAKRCEEHLAGARKRVEDALAAEDGTTDGE, from the coding sequence ATGAGTGATGATACGACGGCCATTAGTGAGCTCGGGTACGAAGAATGCCGGGACGAGCTGGTGGAGGTGGTGCGCACGCTGGAACAGGGAGGCCTGGACCTGGATGCATCGCTGCAGTTGTGGGAACGGGGCGAGAAGCTGGCCAAACGTTGCGAGGAGCACTTAGCGGGCGCCCGTAAGAGAGTCGAGGATGCCTTGGCCGCGGAGGACGGTACCACCGACGGGGAATGA
- a CDS encoding dihydroxy-acid dehydratase, with translation MTDNFERATDGSLRSNFTPGSTRWAVRRAQWSAMGISVEDQQKPKIAVVNTSSKLSVCFIHLDDVAVRVADAVRAAGGLPFEIRTTAPSDFVTSAGRKARYLMPTRDLIVNDVEAAVEGAVLDGIVFLSSCDKTTPAHLMAAARLNLPAIVVIGGYQKGGRYSGCSVDIDTVYESVGAIASGAMTVDQLGELADQAIEGPGVCAGLATANTMHCMAEALGMTVAGSAPTRANSDAMLANAEAAGRRIVSMVQENLTARQVITEAAISNAAEVALALGGSVNCIRHLTAIAAEADLDLDVVALFEKLGRDAVQLAAIRPNGAHQVWDLDGIGGVQTVMRTLLPRLHAEALTVDGRTVGERAEQARSADGDVLHGLDNPINPEPGLIILRGTLAPDGSIVKVAGVGKATRRDFSGPAKVFVGEDAAIAALGDGGISRGDVIVLRGMGPRGGPGTVFAASFVAALNGAGLGGHVAVVTDGELSGLNHGLVVGQVMPEAADGGPLAGLQDGDTISIDLDARRVDVHPVRNGAPVRAAGDAAERGWLGQYAELVGPIQGGAVLRRPAH, from the coding sequence ATGACCGACAATTTCGAACGCGCCACCGATGGCAGTTTGCGCAGCAACTTCACCCCGGGCAGCACCCGCTGGGCGGTACGCCGTGCTCAGTGGAGTGCGATGGGTATCAGTGTCGAAGACCAGCAGAAGCCGAAAATCGCCGTCGTCAACACGTCGTCGAAGCTCTCGGTGTGCTTCATCCACCTCGACGATGTGGCAGTGCGGGTGGCCGATGCCGTCCGCGCCGCCGGCGGACTGCCGTTCGAGATCCGCACCACCGCACCCAGTGATTTCGTGACCAGTGCCGGCCGCAAGGCGCGCTACCTCATGCCGACCCGCGACCTGATCGTCAACGATGTCGAGGCAGCGGTGGAAGGGGCGGTGCTGGACGGGATCGTGTTCCTGTCCTCCTGCGACAAGACCACTCCGGCCCACCTGATGGCGGCGGCGCGGCTGAACCTGCCCGCCATCGTGGTGATCGGTGGCTACCAGAAAGGTGGCCGCTACAGTGGCTGCTCGGTCGACATCGACACCGTCTATGAGTCGGTGGGTGCCATCGCCTCGGGCGCCATGACCGTGGATCAACTCGGTGAGCTCGCCGACCAGGCCATCGAGGGGCCCGGGGTGTGCGCTGGGTTGGCCACCGCCAACACCATGCACTGCATGGCCGAGGCGCTGGGGATGACGGTGGCCGGATCAGCGCCCACCCGGGCGAATTCGGACGCCATGCTCGCCAATGCCGAAGCCGCAGGGCGTCGCATCGTGTCGATGGTCCAGGAGAACCTGACGGCACGGCAGGTGATCACCGAGGCCGCGATCAGCAACGCCGCCGAAGTGGCTCTGGCGCTGGGAGGTTCGGTCAACTGCATCCGGCACCTGACGGCCATTGCCGCCGAGGCCGACCTCGACCTCGATGTGGTAGCTCTGTTCGAGAAGCTCGGACGAGATGCGGTGCAGCTGGCGGCGATCCGCCCCAACGGCGCCCACCAGGTCTGGGATCTGGACGGTATCGGCGGGGTGCAGACGGTGATGCGCACGTTGTTGCCGCGACTGCATGCAGAGGCACTGACGGTGGACGGGCGAACCGTGGGCGAGCGCGCCGAGCAGGCTCGCAGCGCCGACGGGGACGTCCTGCACGGACTCGACAATCCGATCAATCCCGAACCGGGGCTGATCATTCTGCGCGGCACCCTGGCTCCCGACGGTTCGATCGTGAAGGTGGCCGGCGTCGGCAAGGCCACCCGGCGCGATTTCTCCGGCCCGGCCAAGGTCTTCGTCGGTGAGGACGCCGCCATTGCCGCACTCGGCGACGGCGGCATCAGCCGAGGTGACGTCATCGTGCTCCGGGGGATGGGGCCGCGTGGGGGACCGGGCACGGTGTTCGCCGCCAGCTTCGTCGCCGCGCTCAACGGGGCGGGACTGGGCGGCCACGTCGCGGTGGTGACCGACGGAGAACTGTCCGGACTCAACCACGGCCTGGTCGTCGGCCAGGTGATGCCCGAGGCCGCCGACGGCGGTCCGCTGGCCGGCTTGCAGGACGGGGACACCATCAGCATCGACCTCGACGCCCGCCGGGTCGACGTGCACCCGGTGCGCAACGGTGCGCCGGTCCGCGCGGCGGGGGACGCCGCCGAACGCGGCTGGCTCGGTCAATACGCCGAACTGGTCGGCCCGATCCAAGGCGGCGCTGTTCTGCGTCGACCCGCGCACTGA
- a CDS encoding DUF6542 domain-containing protein produces MSAQRARPTVPADQRSVHPNFRGVPWWGAIVIAVTATVIGFAFDAGSGNKELTSVFASLYLIGCVAAVLAVQRSGLFTAVVQPPLLLFVAVPGAYFLFHQSAIGGLRDVAINAGYPLIERFLLMLTTSALVLLIGAVRWYLGSRGAPETADAEVESDTAAPGGLRAKISALINGTDPEDVDDGAEPAPAHGVDRSAARKSTPRRSSTGRDPNRAAPTRSRHARPPIDDADAEPPRRRRPVRDEDPAAPRRRPREPREPRQPGARSRDYRPRDREPRERDPRERATRERDPRDSYDRPRRRPNRYESYEPYPAEPSYEAPRRRPTTSGDSSHHPVSRVRYRGAPDDGDDRAEHRTRPRTGARHSLDSDRWRYDA; encoded by the coding sequence GTGTCAGCACAGCGAGCGAGGCCGACGGTACCGGCCGACCAGCGCTCGGTGCACCCGAATTTCCGCGGTGTGCCGTGGTGGGGAGCCATCGTCATCGCTGTCACCGCCACTGTCATCGGCTTCGCGTTCGACGCTGGGTCCGGCAACAAGGAGCTCACCTCCGTCTTCGCAAGCCTCTATCTGATCGGCTGTGTGGCGGCGGTGCTGGCGGTGCAGCGCAGTGGTCTCTTCACTGCCGTGGTGCAGCCGCCGCTGCTGTTGTTCGTGGCTGTCCCGGGCGCGTATTTCCTTTTCCACCAGTCCGCGATCGGTGGGCTGCGAGACGTCGCGATCAACGCCGGTTATCCGCTGATCGAGCGTTTCCTCTTGATGCTCACCACGTCAGCGCTGGTGCTGCTGATCGGGGCGGTGCGCTGGTATCTCGGTTCCCGCGGAGCTCCGGAGACCGCCGACGCAGAGGTCGAGAGCGACACCGCTGCCCCCGGCGGTCTGCGAGCCAAGATCTCGGCACTGATCAACGGCACCGATCCCGAGGATGTCGACGACGGCGCCGAGCCGGCGCCGGCCCACGGTGTCGACCGGTCCGCCGCTCGCAAATCCACGCCCCGCCGGTCGTCGACCGGCCGGGACCCCAACCGTGCGGCACCCACCCGCTCACGGCACGCCCGCCCGCCCATCGACGATGCGGACGCCGAACCGCCCCGCCGTCGTCGCCCCGTCCGGGACGAGGATCCCGCTGCGCCGCGCCGCCGTCCCCGGGAACCCCGCGAGCCGCGGCAGCCCGGTGCACGGTCACGCGACTACCGCCCCCGGGACCGGGAGCCTCGGGAACGGGATCCGCGCGAACGCGCGACCAGGGAGCGGGATCCGCGGGATTCCTATGACCGGCCGCGCCGACGTCCGAATCGCTACGAGTCCTACGAGCCGTACCCAGCCGAACCGTCCTATGAGGCGCCGCGCCGACGGCCCACCACCAGCGGGGACAGCTCCCATCACCCTGTGTCGCGGGTGCGTTACCGGGGAGCTCCCGACGATGGCGACGATCGTGCGGAGCACCGCACCCGGCCGCGCACCGGGGCCAGGCACAGCCTCGATTCCGACCGGTGGCGCTACGACGCCTGA